The DNA sequence TTATCCACCTCTCCGGAAGTAAAATAAGTGATCAGTTCATTTTCTTCGTCGATCGTGGTTTCGGCATCAAAGTACTTTTGAAGCAGAATATTTATTTTCTGTGATTCCATAGTTTTGAATTTTTATGATTTCATCCCGTACTTTTTTGCGGGCACGCGATAGATTTACCCGGATTGCGTTTACATTCATCGCGGTTGCATCGGCAATTTCTTCAAACTCGAGTTGTTCAATATCACGTAAATGTATTATTGCTCGTTGCAGGTCGGGCAATTCGGTGATTATTCGTCTGACCAGACTCGCTGAATTTGCCATATCAAGATGATCTGTATCTGAACTTTCTTCTTCAGCGAAATTCACTTTTTTCATCGAGTCAATCGAGATCGTTCTTCGCGAACGAATCATATCCAGACAGCGATTTCGCGTCATCCGAAAAGCAAAAGCTTCCAGATTTTCAATCTTTTCCAGTTCGTCACGTTTTTGCCAGAGCTTCAAAAATACATCCTGAAGTACATCCTTCGCCTCTTCTTCGTCCTGAAGAATCTGAATGGCAAACCGCAACAACTTGTTGCTGATTGGAAGTACATCGGTTTTAAAATCTCTGGCTAACATTCAAGCTCTTTTCTGATTGTTTCAAAGTTAAGACGAACCAGACCGAATTTCATTACATGGAGAAAGAAAAAATTGCATGGAAACGCAGATTAAGAAGTGATCAGTCGTCAGTCGCAGTGTTCAGTATTCAAACTGGAAACTGAGACTGATTACTGCGACTAATAGAGCTCGGCGTCGAGCACATCCTTGATTTCCATCAAGTTATTTTCGAGCAGGAGCATATTACCGATCATGAAGTTAAAGATGTCGGGCCATTGATTCTGGCGGTGAAAATCGACATTAGGAAGCAAAGTGTAAATGCGGCAAACTTCCTGCCCGCTTTCCCTGACAAAGCAAATGTCCCATTCGAGTGGTGCGGGAAAACCTTCTTCCAGAAATTTTCGGTATTTCAGAAGAGTTTCAAATATCTCCAGGCGTCGGCTTTCCAATCGACTATTTATTTCAATCATGACCAGAGCTTCGGTGCGCGAAACTTCAAATTTCAGGTCGATACCGCTGAGACCAGTATCATACAATACCCACTTTTTCTTTTTATGGCGCAACTCGGGAACGATCTCGCATCGCCGGGCAAATACAATCCAGAATTCTTTTCGCAACAGCTTGGCCTGTTCTTTACTATACATGTGTAAAAATTAGTTCTACTTAAACACATTTGAAAAATCAACCTTTTTTACCCTTAATCCCTAAAGGGAAAAGGTTGATTTTTCAGCTTTCTCCCTTCAGGGACGGGGTGAAAAAGCTGAAAAATCATTCTCCGAATTGAATCTGTTAAAGTAGAATTAGTTTGCAAAGAAAATAGAAAAAGCAATAAAAGCATATTCGATACCAAATCAGAAAATCAATTTTGGATATAAATTACCTTTCTGGAGATAAAAACAGGTTGTTCTTCGATATTATTCAATTATAATTCTGAAAATATCTATCTTGATACAACTTATCAGTTTATACTGATCTCCAATCTAACCGGTTATTATTCCGGAGTATCTATTCAAAACTAAAAACTTTCAAGATGAAAAAATTGCTATTTGCGTTTGTATTCGTTCTTTTAGGAACGTTCGTTTCCAGTGCTGCAGAAATTGATGGAAAATGGAAAACTTCAATAAAAGGCCAGGACGGAGACATGGAACTTGTCTTTATTTTTAAAGCTGACGGAGCTACTTTGGCAGGATCTATTGTGTCACCTATGGGTGAATTACCTTTTACGAACGGGAAAATTGACGGGAAAGAATTTTCGTTCGATTTGGATATGATGGGAACGACAATTAAGCATAAAGGAACCGTAGAAGGTAATGAGATTAAAATGAAATCAGAAGGTGGTCCGGGGGGTGATGCTGAGTTGATTTTAAAGAAAGTGGTTGAATAAACAACTTTTTACTTCAAAAAAAGCCGTCTAAAACTCAATTCAGACGGCTTTCTTATAAATTATACTGATATTATTTTTTGATCACTTTTTTGTATCCGTAGATAGCTGTAGCGCCCAATTGTTCTTCAATACGAAGCAATTGGTTGTATTTAGCCATACGGTCGGAACGGCTCAATGAACCAGTTTTGATTTGTCCGGCATTGGTAGCAACAGCAATATCGGCAATCGTTGAATCTTCAGTTTCGCCTGAACGATGTGAAGTTACTGAAGTGTAACCTGCACGGTGAGCCATTTCAATAGCATCCAACGTTTCAGTTAATGTTCCAATCTGGTTTACTTTAATCAGGATTGAGTTAGCAGCGCCCAATTCAATTCCTTTTGCCAAATATTCAACATTAGTCACGAATAAATCGTCGCCAACCAACTGACATTTATCGCCCAGTTTTTTGGTTAAAGCAACCCATCCGTCCCAATCACCTTCATTCATACCGTCTTCAATAGAGTCGATAGGGAAATTGGCAACCAATCCGGCAAGGAACTCAACCTGCTGAGCAGAAGTTCTTTTCTCTCCAGTTGAACCTTCGAATTTTGAATAGTCGTAAATTCCGTCTTTGTAGAATTCAGAAGCAGCACAGTCTAGAGCGATAGAAACATCGCCACCATCTTCTGCGCGTCCGGGTTTGTAGCCAGCGTTTTTAATTGCCTTGATAATGCTGTTTAATGCATCTTCAGTTCCATCCAATTTTGGAGCGAAACCACCTTCGTCACCAACTGCAGTGCTCAAACCGCGGTCGTGAAGAACTTTTTTCAGGTGATGAAAAACTTCGGCACCCATGCGTAAACCCTCGCGGAAAGAAGTTGCGCCAATTGGGCGAATCATAAATTCCTGGAAAGCGATAGGAGCATCAGAGTGCGATCCGCCGTTGATGATGTTCATCATCGGAACAGGCAATGTTTTAGCGTTTGTTCCGCCAATATAGCGATACAGAGGCATATCCAAAGCATCGGCAGCAGCACGCGCAACAGCTAAAGAAACGCCCAACATAGCGTTGGCGCCTAATTTCGATTTGGTTTTTGTTCCGTCAAGAGCAATTAACTTTTTGTCGATAGCTACCTGATTAGAAGCATCCATGCCCATAATCTCTTTAGCGATAACTGTATTGACATTGGCAACAGCTTTCAAAACGCCCTTACCTAAATAACGGCCTTTGTCACCATCGCGAAGCTCAATAGCTTCGTTTTCGCCAGTTGATGCTCCTGATGGAACAGCAGCTCGTCCGATAGCACCACACTCTAGGGTTACTTCAACTTCAACGGTTGGATTACCACGTGAATCCAGAATTTCTCTACCAACTACTTTATCAATAAACATTTTGATAAGATTTAAAATTAAACTTAAATGTATTTTATAGATAATCTAATTATCAGATTATAAACTTCTTTAAAATCAGTACAAAGATAATAAAACCTTCTGAAGCATGGTTAAAAAACAATGAACTGTAAATTATCTAAAGAAAACAATCAAATGATCGGATTGTTATGAAACGCTTAAAAATAATTGCAATAAACTACTGAAGGATTACAGCCAAACTCTTTATCTTTCCAGAACAAAATACGATCCATGCGAACATCATTCTTTTTTACCTGCATTCTTGCACTTTGGGCAACATTTTCAACGGCCCAAAATTCCATTAATACAGCTCAGCAAAAAGTTGCCGGTTGGCAAACCACTTCCGGATTAGCAAACGCGAGCATCTGCATTTCGGTTTCCGACAACCAAACCAATTCGAAACTGATTGAATCGAAACCTCAACTTAGCCTGGTTCCCGCCTCAATATTGAAAACAATAACAACTGCTACTGCTCTGGAAGTATTTGGTCCTGAATTCCGGTTCCAAACGACCTTATCATACTCCGGAACGGTTCACAACGACACACTTTTCGGCAATTTGCAAATCATTGGTGGTGGCGATCCTACGCTTGGCTCCATGTATTTTCCGGAAAACAAAAACTTTATGGATGAATGGGTAAAAGCAATCGGGAACAATCACATTCGGGTGATAACCGGGAACCTGATTGTTGATGCGACGATTTATGAAAAAGTACAGGTACCCGGAAGCTGGGTGTGGGAAGATCTGGGCAATTATTTTGGCGCCGGGGCTTCCGGAATCAGCGTATTCGACAACATGTACGAAATTCACCTGAAATCGGGTGGCGAAGCCGATAACCCAACCCAGATTTTACGGGTTATTCCTGAAATTCAGAACCTGGAATTGACAAATGAAGTGCTTTCATCTGATGTGAACAGCGATCAATCTTATGTATTTGGAAGCCCTGAAGATAATAAAAGAGTCATTCGGGGAACCATTCCTAAAAACCAGTCGGACTTCGTTGTCAAAGCTTCGGTTCCAAACCCGTCGGTACTTTTAGCCAGCGAATTCAGGAAAAAGATTTTAGCAAACGGAATCGTCTTTTCAGGAGAAACAAAGTTCGAAAAAGCAGTGGGTTCCGGAAAATTATCAGTCATTCAATCGCCGCCCTTACGCCATATTATCCGGGTAACTAACCACGAAAGCGTGAACCTGTTTGCCGAACATTTCCTGAAACATCTGGCCTTTCAGAAAACCGGTTTGGGAACCACCAAAGACGGCT is a window from the Aquipluma nitroreducens genome containing:
- a CDS encoding RNA polymerase sigma factor, translating into MLARDFKTDVLPISNKLLRFAIQILQDEEEAKDVLQDVFLKLWQKRDELEKIENLEAFAFRMTRNRCLDMIRSRRTISIDSMKKVNFAEEESSDTDHLDMANSASLVRRIITELPDLQRAIIHLRDIEQLEFEEIADATAMNVNAIRVNLSRARKKVRDEIIKIQNYGITENKYSASKVL
- a CDS encoding DUF4268 domain-containing protein yields the protein MYSKEQAKLLRKEFWIVFARRCEIVPELRHKKKKWVLYDTGLSGIDLKFEVSRTEALVMIEINSRLESRRLEIFETLLKYRKFLEEGFPAPLEWDICFVRESGQEVCRIYTLLPNVDFHRQNQWPDIFNFMIGNMLLLENNLMEIKDVLDAELY
- the eno gene encoding phosphopyruvate hydratase — translated: MFIDKVVGREILDSRGNPTVEVEVTLECGAIGRAAVPSGASTGENEAIELRDGDKGRYLGKGVLKAVANVNTVIAKEIMGMDASNQVAIDKKLIALDGTKTKSKLGANAMLGVSLAVARAAADALDMPLYRYIGGTNAKTLPVPMMNIINGGSHSDAPIAFQEFMIRPIGATSFREGLRMGAEVFHHLKKVLHDRGLSTAVGDEGGFAPKLDGTEDALNSIIKAIKNAGYKPGRAEDGGDVSIALDCAASEFYKDGIYDYSKFEGSTGEKRTSAQQVEFLAGLVANFPIDSIEDGMNEGDWDGWVALTKKLGDKCQLVGDDLFVTNVEYLAKGIELGAANSILIKVNQIGTLTETLDAIEMAHRAGYTSVTSHRSGETEDSTIADIAVATNAGQIKTGSLSRSDRMAKYNQLLRIEEQLGATAIYGYKKVIKK
- the dacB gene encoding D-alanyl-D-alanine carboxypeptidase/D-alanyl-D-alanine endopeptidase; this encodes MRTSFFFTCILALWATFSTAQNSINTAQQKVAGWQTTSGLANASICISVSDNQTNSKLIESKPQLSLVPASILKTITTATALEVFGPEFRFQTTLSYSGTVHNDTLFGNLQIIGGGDPTLGSMYFPENKNFMDEWVKAIGNNHIRVITGNLIVDATIYEKVQVPGSWVWEDLGNYFGAGASGISVFDNMYEIHLKSGGEADNPTQILRVIPEIQNLELTNEVLSSDVNSDQSYVFGSPEDNKRVIRGTIPKNQSDFVVKASVPNPSVLLASEFRKKILANGIVFSGETKFEKAVGSGKLSVIQSPPLRHIIRVTNHESVNLFAEHFLKHLAFQKTGLGTTKDGCLFVVQFWKDKGLDMTGFFMNDGSGLSRFNAITANQMVDILNYMKTKSLYSTDFYKSLPTAGNGTLTAFSTENFPQDCLHAKSGSMTRVRCYAGYLTTESGRQLSFAVMLNNFSFSQKEASKKIEELLVELRKL